One genomic region from Argentina anserina chromosome 2, drPotAnse1.1, whole genome shotgun sequence encodes:
- the LOC126782858 gene encoding DNA damage-repair/toleration protein DRT100-like produces MKHHHLSSLLFFLFLTLRSLTPTSAACHVDDEAGLLAFKSAITSDPSNMLASWKKGTDCCTWSGVSCDNNRVTMLSLSGQPDKPTSYLSGKISPSLSKLTFLNGIYLQQLRNLTGSFPTFLFKLPNLKYVYIENSKLSGRIPASVGNLTQLEALSFYFNRFTGPIPSSISKLTQLGQLKLGGNLLTGSIPTGIKNLNKLTYLTLERNGLSGPIPDIFASFPELRILSLSSNEFTGKIPASISSLEPKLGFLELGHNALTGQIPAFLGNFKALDTLDLGHNKLTGTVPKALANLTKIFNLDLSHNQLVDPFPQLNVKGIESLDLSYNSFHLNDIPTWVTSSPIIYSLKLANCGIKLKLDNWKPAQTYYYDYIDLSGNQITGSPIGLLNKTDFLVGFWASGNKLKFNLESLRIVETFKHLDVSRNLVFGKVPKAVAGLDRLNVSYNHLCGQLPTTKFPASAFLGNDCLCGSPLAACKKA; encoded by the coding sequence ATGAAGCACCACCACCTCTCCtccctcctcttcttcctctttctcACTCTCCGCTCCCTCACCCCCACCTCCGCCGCCTGCCACGTCGACGATGAAGCCGGCCTCCTCGCCTTCAAGTCAGCCATCACATCCGACCCCTCCAACATGCTCGCCTCATGGAAGAAAGGCACCGACTGCTGCACCTGGTCCGGCGTCAGCTGCGACAACAACCGCGTCACAATGCTCTCCCTCTCCGGCCAACCCGACAAGCCCACCTCCTACTTATCCGGTAAaatctctccctccctctcaAAGCTCACTTTCCTCAACGGCATCTATCTCCAGCAGCTCAGAAACCTCACCGGTTCTTTCCCCACTTTCCTCTTCAAGCTCCCCAATCTCAAGTACGTCTACATCGAAAACAGCAAGCTCTCCGGTCGGATACCTGCTTCTGTCGGCAACTTGACCCAGCTCGAGGCACTCAGTTTTTACTTCAACCGGTTCACCGGTCCGATCCCGAGCTCAATCTCAAAGCTAACTCAGCTGGGTCAGCTCAAACTCGGCGGCAACCTTTTAACCGGGTCAATCCCCACTGGCATCAAGAACCTCAACAAGCTCACTTATCTCACTCTCGAGCGAAACGGGTTGTCGGGTCCCATACCCGACATCTTCGCCTCTTTTCCGGAGCTCCGGATTCTCAGTCTTTCCAGCAATGAATTTACCGGGAAAATCCCAGCTTCAATCTCCTCTTTGGAGCCAAAGTTGGGTTTCCTTGAGCTGGGTCACAATGCCTTGACCGGTCAAATCCCGGCGTTCCTAGGAAACTTCAAGGCCCTTGACACACTTGATCTCGGTCACAATAAGTTAACAGGCACTGTACCTAAGGCACTTGCCAATTTGACCAAGATCTTCAATCTCGATCTTTCTCATAATCAACTGGTCGATCCATTCCCGCAGTTGAATGTGAAAGGCATTGAGTCGCTTGATTTGTCTTACAACAGTTTCCATTTGAATGACATTCCGACATGGGTTACTTCCTCGCCGATCATTTACTCTCTCAAGCTCGCAAATTGCGGGATCAAGTTGAAGCTGGACAACTGGAAGCCTGCGCAGACCTATTACTATGACTACATTGATTTGTCTGGGAACCAGATTACGGGCAGTCCGATTGGATTGCTGAACAAGACTGACTTCTTGGTGGGTTTTTGGGCTTCAGGaaacaagttgaagtttaatCTGGAGAGCTTGAGGATTGTGGAGACGTTTAAGCACTTGGACGTGTCGAGGAATTTGGTTTTCGGGAAGGTGCCTAAGGCAGTGGCTGGGCTTGACAGACTGAACGTCAGCTATAATCATCTGTGCGGACAACTTCCGACCACCAAGTTTCCTGCTTCGGCGTTTTTGGGGAACGATTGTCTTTGTGGTTCTCCACTGGCTGCATGTAAGAAAGCCTAG
- the LOC126782175 gene encoding protein FAR1-RELATED SEQUENCE 5-like, producing MDIERQEALLNSDTQVAIAFMNARAAEELDFFCKFCVDEQGRLGNLFWRDSYSLFDYTRFGDVLIFDCTFKTNIYQRPLAVFVGANNHRGTVLFGSAILVDDTLDTYKWALRTFLGAMKGKKPISVLTNGDDKIQNAVVEVFPKARQRLCSWHIEKKLATIIKDPDVVRAVTQFIYNAIPPDEWELGWKSMVETYRLQDNTWINMMYHRRKRWAETFFKGHFFGRMSSMQRCQGIHKNLETAVSKYDRFCEYISRMDKALRKMRNIVCVDDFKCVDDFKCENSKPVIITHMRSLEQQIADIFTHDIYFLIIHQIDWERKYIITKSEPYAGGDGKVFHLTQYDLPHRSWTVNYHHNISKVWFLCSCKLFQSDGIPCAHIFSVMKAELILKLPESLILKRWTLDVGKPVNLHNLSDRNLQMVRYASLASEIKSICFPASMSEEATKKLKGEIAKLAREHTESQTHSGLQNLIHRHQLHVGSDAHSFTRCSVGINAEQYARSLPPGEFRTNFF from the coding sequence ATGGACATAGAACGCCAAGAAGCTTTGTTAAATAGTGACACACAAGTGGCAATTGCCTTTATGAATGCAAGGGCTGCAGAGGAacttgatttcttttgcaagtTCTGCGTGGATGAGCAAGGCAGGCTTGGAAACTTGTTTTGGAGAGACTCATATTCATTGTTCGACTACACTAGGTTTGGGGACGTATTGATATTTGACTGTACATTCAAGACAAACATTTACCAGAGGCCCCTAGCTGTGTTTGTTGGTGCAAATAACCATCGGGGTACTGTTTTATTTGGATCTGCAATACTGGTTGATGATACCCTTGATACCTACAAGTGGGCTCTGCGGACGTTTTTGGGTGCGATGAAGGGCAAGAAACCAATTTCTGTTTTGACCAACGGGGATGACAAAATACAAAATGCCGTAGTTGAAGTTTTTCCCAAGGCCCGACAACGTCTATGTTCGTGGCACATCGAGAAGAAGTTAGCTACAATCATTAAGGACCCTGATGTTGTGAGAGCTGTTACTCAATTTATTTACAATGCTATACCACCAGATGAGTGGGAACTGGGATGGAAGTCTATGGTAGAGACCTACAGGCTTCAAGACAATACGTGGATTAATATGATGTACCACAGGCGCAAGAGATGGGCAGAAACATTTTTTAAAGGCCATTTTTTTGGCCGAATGAGTAGCATGCAACGCTGCCAGGGGATCCATAAGAATCTGGAGACTGCAGTAAGTAAGTATGACAGGTTTTGTGAATATATATCCCGGATGGACAAGGCCCTCAGGAAAATGAGAAACATTGTCTGCGTCGATGATTTTAAATGCGTCGATGATTTTAAATGCGAGAACTCCAAGCCAGTCATTATTACTCACATGCGATCTTTGGAGCAGCAGATAGCTGACATCTTCACTCATGACATCTACTTCCTGATAATACACCAAATAGATTGGGAGAGAAAATACATAATCACCAAGTCTGAGCCATATGCAGGAGGGGACGGTAAAGTGTTTCACCTGACCCAATATGACTTGCCGCACAGAAGTTGGACTGTTAATTACCACCATAATATAAGCAAAGTGTGGTTCTTGTGTTCATGCAAACTATTTCAGTCAGACGGAATCCCTTGTGCTCATATTTTTTCTGTAATGAAAGCGGAGCTGATATTGAAGTTACCCGAGTCCTTGATTCTGAAGCGATGGACATTGGATGTAGGGAAGCCAGTGAATTTGCATAACTTGTCTGACAGGAATTTGCAAATGGTAAGGTATGCATCCTTGGCTTCTGAAATCAAAAGTATCTGCTTCCCAGCATCTATGAGTGAAGAAGCAACCAAGAAGTTGAAAGGTGAAATTGCCAAGCTGGCCCGTGAGCACACGGAGAGCCAAACACACAGTGGATTGCAGAATTTGATACATCGTCACCAACTTCACGTTGGTTCAGATGCCCACAGCTTTACCAGATGTTCAGTTGGCATCAATGCCGAACAGTACGCTCGTAGTCTTCCCCCTGGTGAATTCAGAACCAATTTCTTTTGA
- the LOC126783201 gene encoding gibberellin 2-beta-dioxygenase 8-like — MDFEPPFQGACKDLLLNSPIINKFPEVEECELPVIDLSHLDYEDINRDKCTNKIAEAASQWGFFVVVNHGISPEVLNSIRDEQQKLFHQPFDKKIEQTYLNLSPLSYRWGNPKATCVQQFSWSEAFHISMADIPNMNEQHQRLRSTIESYAKKVSHLAESLAEILAQRLGVESSYIRDHCPSGTSFLRLNRYAPAPCPFSSEVFGLLAHTDTAFLTIVQQDQVGGLQLFQKGRWIGVKPNPEALVVNIGDLFEAMSNGVYKSIRHRVITNQKVERFSVAYFYCPSLDTVIRSRSTTEPAVFKSFTLLEYKQQTERDVRELGEKVGLSRFLL; from the exons ATGGATTTCGAACCTCCATTCCAAGGAGCCTGCAAGGACCTCTTACTAAATTCCCCAATAATTAACAAATTTCCAGAGGTTGAGGAATGTGAGCTACCTGTGATCGATCTTAGCCATCTGGATTATGAAGACATAAACAGAGACAAGTGTACGAACAAGATTGCTGAAGCTGCAAGCCAGTGGGGTTTCTTTGTAGTTGTGAATCATGGGATTTCACCAGAAGTTCTGAACAGCATACGAGATGAGCAACAGAAGCTGTTTCATCAGCCTTTCGATAAAAAGATAGAACAAACATATTTGAATCTATCTCCCCTTAGTTATCGTTGGGGGAATCCAAAAGCTACTTGTGTCCAGCAATTCTCATGGTCGGAAGCCTTTCATATTTCTATGGCGGACATTCCAAACATGAATGAACAGCACCAGAGACTTAG GTCGACGATTGAATCATACGCGAAGAAAGTGTCTCATTTAGCTGAAAGCTTAGCTGAAATTTTAGCGCAGCGTTTGGGTGTTGAATCCAGTTATATTAGAGATCACTGTCCATCAGGAACTAGTTTTCTTCGACTAAATAGATATGCTCCCGCTCCCTGTCCATTTTCTTCCGAAGTCTTTGGTCTCTTGGCTCACACCGATACCGCTTTTCTAACAATTGTTCAGCAAGACCAAGTTGGAGGTTTGCAATTGTTTCAAAAAGGAAGATGGATCGGAGTAAAACCTAATCCTGAAGCTTTGGTTGTCAACATTGGCGATCTTTTTGAG GCCATGAGCAACGGTGTTTACAAGAGCATCAGGCACAGGGTGATCACCAATCAAAAAGTTGAAAGGTTTTCTGTGGCATACTTCTACTGCCCCTCCCTGGATACCGTGATACGGAGTCGCAGTACTACTGAACCAGCTGTGTTTAAGAGCTTCACTTTGCTGGAATATAAACAACAAACTGAAAGGGATGTTCGTGAACTTGGGGAAAAAGTAGGGCTCTCCAGATTTCTCCTTTGA
- the LOC126783338 gene encoding putative protein FAR1-RELATED SEQUENCE 10: MSNDENCVGVGSGEDDYFDMETEGTDITEETYEADGPFEYNGKSFRELTIKDFDGTYFKSVEDAEKFYEIYSSALGFRIRKYRREKDLSGIIKRRNWVCTKEGQRKDRKDEDRSRPPKSSNREKCKAAFGVKYSKELDAYYVKSFITQHSHELSKSNMVQSLLSHCVGKKVDLAHAVIMPKAKDMTRTSAAHENHSSRRNECGGSTTELDMARSVALCTARESIETPAAYVYHLSGGNELVDLTIVSNLEQGVAMRKGSVNSAAASQNMVEPAGGHAFVGLPNRTDWVQTAAMHNLYHI, from the coding sequence ATGAGCAATGATGAGAATTGTGTTGGTGTTGGGTCGGGGGAAGATGATTATTTCGACATGGAGACAGAAGGAACTGATATCACGGAAGAGACGTATGAGGCAGATGGCCCTTTTGAGTACAATGGGAAGAGTTTTCGTGAGTTGACGATCAAGGACTTTGATGGGACTTATTTCAAATCTGTTGAGGATGCCGAAAAGTTCTATGAGATTTATTCTTCTGCACTTGGGTTCCGGATAAGGAAATATAGGCGTGAAAAGGATTTGTCTGGCATTATCAAGAGAAGAAATTGGGTGTGTACCAAAGAAGGTCAAAGGAAAGACAGAAAGGATGAAGACAGGTCTCGTCCGCCCAAGTCCAGCAACAGAGAGAAATGCAAGGCTGCATTTGGGGTCAAGTATTCCAAGGAACTTGATGCTTATTATGTGAAAAGTTTTATTACCCAGCACAGTCACGAGTTATCAAAGTCTAACATGGTGCAATCGCTTCTTTCTCATTGTGTTGGCAAGAAAGTGGATTTGGCACATGCAGTCATAATGCCCAAAGCCAAAGACATGACCCGAACCTCTGCTGCACATGAGAATCACTCATCACGTAGAAATGAGTGTGGGGGTTCAACTACAGAATTGGATATGGCACGCTCAGTTGCATTATGCACAGCCAGAGAGTCAATCGAAACCCCTGCAGCATATGTGTATCACCTGTCAGGTGGAAATGAGCTTGTGGATTTAACTATAGTTTCGAATCTGGAGCAGGGAGTTGCAATGCGCAAAGGTTCAGTCAACTCTGCTGCAGCATCTCAGAATATGGTTGAACCAGCAGGTGGACATGCGTTTGTGGGTTTACCTAATAGAACAGATTGGGTGCAGACAGCGGCTATGCACAACCTCTACCACATATGA